A genomic window from Silene latifolia isolate original U9 population chromosome Y, ASM4854445v1, whole genome shotgun sequence includes:
- the LOC141632830 gene encoding uncharacterized protein LOC141632830 gives MVHGDTSGDKSPTRKASLHPVFTVTNIQNKVRVLDGVKVSYASWVNLFTLHARGYKVLNHIDGTPAPAETDASYDSWTEVDAHVLQWIYGTLSDDLLSRVLEPDATAYQAWNHVKNIFLNNKGARAAALEQEFSNLKLASLPSLDAYCQRLRQLAGQLKDVDAAVSEQRLVLKLVRGLPSEYDTVAAYINQTLPNFETARSMLELEQHRKSSRDDIETALVAPPAASKPSWPDSPIDKQPSYQPRQQQNNRQGGRRGNNNNNNRGGYNRGGYNNKSSNNTGAYSGNSLSSVG, from the coding sequence ATGGTTCATGGTGACACATCCGGTGACAAATCCCCCACCAGAAAAGCCTCCCTTCACCCCGTCTTCACCGTTACCAACATTCAAAATAAGGTACGGGTTCTCGACGGTGTGAAAGTCTCTTACGCATCGTGGGTGAATCTCTTCACCCTTCATGCCCGCGGATACAAAGTCCTAAATCACATTGACGGTACTCCTGCACCGGCCGAGACCGATGCCTCCTATGACTCGTGGACCGAAGTCGACGCTCACGTGCTCCAATGGATTTATGGTACTCTTTCCGACGATCTCTTGTCTCGTGTTTTGGAACCAGACGCCACTGCTTACCAAGCATGGAACCACGTCAAAAATATATTCCTAAACAACAAAGGGGCAAGAGCAGCGGCTCTTGAGCAAGAATTCTCAAATCTGAAACTTGCATCTTTGCCGTCTCTCGATGCGTATTGCCAACGACTTCGTCAATTGGCAGGGCAATTAAAGGATGTTGATGCGGCCGTCAGCGAACAAAGGTTAGTCTTAAAACTGGTCCGAGGCTTACCATCTGAATACGACACCGTTGCTGCCTACATCAACCAAACACTTCCCAATTTCGAGACGGCTCGAAGCATGCTCGAATTGGAACAACATCGCAAATCGAGTCGCGATGACATTGAGACTGCCCTTGTGGCACCTCCGGCTGCATCCAAGCCATCTTGGCCGGATTCCCCCATTGACAAACAACCATCTTACCAACCACGACAGCAACAAAACAATCGACAAGGTGGTCGTCGtggcaacaataacaataacaacaggGGCGGCTACAATCGAGGAGGCTACAACAACAAAAGCTCCAACAACACTGGCGCCTATTCAGGTAATTCTTTGTCCTCTGTTGGTTAG